The following proteins come from a genomic window of Plutella xylostella chromosome 22, ilPluXylo3.1, whole genome shotgun sequence:
- the LOC105381422 gene encoding larval cuticle protein III/IV, which yields MRFSVKLSVDFQTGRHTHLTMKFLVLALCVAAASAASTFGARPWQQASARATVNTAAVASAQVVSAPVVAAKAAYNGGQDWEATVLRSESDVQPDGFNYVYETANGIAAEASGSLRKVDNIDTVAVQGSYKYTAPDGTPVQVTYVADENGYQPQSNLLPVAPAIPEAILRSLQYIAAHPQPVEAKKF from the exons ATGCGATTCAGTGTAAAGTTATCTGTTGATTTCCAAACGGGCAGACacacacatctcacaatgaaATTCCTG GTACTAGCCCTCTGCGTCgcggccgccagcgccgcctcCACCTTCGGAGCCCGCCCGTGGCAGCAGGCGTCCGCCCGCGCCACCGTCAACACCGCCGCCGTGGCCTCCGCGCAGGTGGTCTCCGCCCCCGTGGTGGCCGCCAAGGCCGCCTACAACGGAGGCCAGGACTGGGAGGCGACCGTGCTCCGTTCCGAGTCTGACGTGCAGCCTGATGGCTTCAACTACGT CTACGAAACCGCCAACGGAATCGCCGCTGAGGCTTCCGGCTCCCTGAGGAAGGTTGACAACATCGACACCGTC GCTGTCCAGGGCTCTTACAAGTACACCGCTCCCGACGGCACCCCCGTGCAGGTCACCTACGTCGCCGACGAGAACGGATACCAGCCCCAG aGCAACCTCCTCCCCGTCGCCCCCGCCATCCCCGAGGCCATCCTCCGCTCCCTGCAGTACATCGCGGCTCACCCCCAGCCCGTTGAAGCCAAGAAgttctaa
- the LOC125490334 gene encoding endocuticle structural glycoprotein SgAbd-8-like — MKTIIMLALVAAAFAAPQAPTEPIPILRQESEISPDGSYSWAYETGNGISADEKGSLKNIGAEEPALEVQGQFAYPSEDGGNIQLTYIANENGFQPQGAHLPTPPPIPEAIQRALAYLATAPPQPESRR; from the exons ATGAAGACCATT ATCATGCTTGCCCTGGTAGCGGCGGCCTTCGCGGCGCCGCAAGCGCCCACTGAGCCCATCCCGATCCTGCGGCAGGAGAGCGAGATCAGCCCCGACGGCTCCTACTCGTGGGCCTACGAGACCGGCAACGGTATCTCGGCCGACGAGAAGGGCAGCCTCAAGAACATCGGCGCCGAGGAGCCCGCGCTGGAGGTGCAGGGGCAGTTCGCGTACCCCAGCGAGGACGGCGGCAACATCCAGCTCACCTACATCGCCAACGAGAACGGGTTCCAGCCGCAGGGCGCGCACCTCCCCACCCCGCCCCCCATCCCCGAGGCCATCCAGCGCGCGCTCGCCTACCTcgccaccgcgccgccgcagcccGAGTCCCGCCGCTGA
- the LOC105381440 gene encoding endocuticle structural glycoprotein ABD-4 has translation MKCVILLCLCATAVLSAPQTKEASEPIPILRQDSQDNGDGSYQYSFETGNGINAEQKGELKKVGDIDAIEVQGQFQYPGENGPIVLTYVADENGFHPMGDHLPTAPPVPAPIQRALEYLATASPPSPAADNVQ, from the exons atgaagtGTGTT ATCCTGCTCTGCCTGTGTGCCACCGCCGTGCTGTCAGCGCCACAGACCAAGGAGGCCTCCGAGCCCATCCCCATCCTGCGGCAAGACAGCCAGGACAACGGGGACGGCTCCTACCAATACTCCTTCGAAACCGGCAACGGAATTAACGCAGAACAGAAGGGAGAGCTGAAGAAAGTCGGCGACATCGACGCCATTGAGGTCCAGGGCCAATTCCAGTATCCCGGCGAGAACGGACCAATCGTTCTCACGTACGTAGCTGATGAGAACGGATTCCACCCAATGGGAGACCACCTGCCCACCGCCCCGCCGGTGCCCGCGCCAATCCAGCGAGCCCTGGAGTACCTCGCCACGGCATCGCCGCCTAGTCCTGCAGCAGACAATGTTCAGTAA